One segment of Pseudodesulfovibrio sp. 5S69 DNA contains the following:
- a CDS encoding YIP1 family protein encodes MQIICPECRFTREVDESKIPARSQVATCPKCQTKFKFRDLPEEEFLIEEPESPESPEPAARPEPDPEPAARRTAEPRIKHKAPPVIGSGLRTPGPSRPEKGEDTEDKAFPGLPEDEDNGDGLWQRLHTMTPPDKPRTVRDEPDDEPYGERYGAAGDERQAPPRDQEPVPGWTGEFNEDFPDPMQTDFADDEEDQEAPMQVPPPFEQLDRYGFFHGLFLTLKLVLLSPRLFFSVMPVGNGLSKPLTFAILISLIQTVVQYAWGVAGLTPGVNVTAQGFQAVPYDATNGLFELLLTPAFVALTLFVIAGFYHAILSVLKAGGKGFEGSFRAVAYAYAPMMTGIIPMFTVEFMAAWMFLYAIWGLILTAIGLKYIHKTSYTKVIPVLLLPLLLGMILAMLMMRSQVPTV; translated from the coding sequence ATGCAGATAATATGCCCCGAATGCAGATTCACCCGCGAGGTGGACGAGAGCAAGATACCCGCCCGCTCCCAGGTGGCGACCTGCCCCAAATGCCAGACCAAGTTCAAGTTCCGCGACCTGCCCGAGGAGGAATTCCTCATCGAGGAGCCCGAATCGCCCGAGTCCCCGGAACCGGCCGCCCGGCCCGAGCCCGACCCCGAACCGGCGGCGCGCAGGACCGCCGAGCCCCGGATCAAGCACAAAGCCCCACCCGTAATTGGAAGCGGACTGCGCACTCCCGGCCCGTCCCGTCCCGAAAAAGGGGAAGACACCGAGGACAAGGCCTTCCCCGGCCTGCCCGAGGACGAGGACAACGGCGACGGACTGTGGCAGCGGCTGCACACCATGACCCCGCCCGACAAGCCGCGTACGGTGCGGGACGAGCCCGATGACGAGCCGTACGGCGAGCGATACGGCGCCGCCGGGGACGAGCGGCAGGCCCCCCCGCGGGACCAGGAGCCCGTGCCCGGCTGGACCGGAGAATTCAACGAGGATTTCCCCGACCCCATGCAGACCGATTTCGCGGACGACGAGGAGGACCAGGAGGCCCCCATGCAGGTGCCGCCGCCCTTTGAGCAACTGGACCGCTACGGCTTCTTCCACGGCCTGTTCCTGACCCTGAAGCTGGTCCTGCTCTCGCCGCGCCTGTTCTTCTCGGTCATGCCCGTGGGCAACGGGCTGTCCAAGCCCCTGACCTTCGCCATCCTGATCTCGCTGATCCAGACCGTGGTCCAGTACGCCTGGGGCGTGGCCGGGCTGACCCCCGGCGTAAACGTCACGGCCCAGGGATTTCAGGCCGTGCCCTACGACGCCACCAACGGCCTGTTCGAGCTGCTGCTCACCCCGGCCTTCGTGGCCCTGACCCTGTTCGTCATCGCCGGGTTCTACCACGCCATTCTCAGCGTGCTCAAGGCGGGCGGCAAAGGGTTCGAGGGGTCGTTCCGGGCCGTGGCCTACGCCTACGCGCCCATGATGACCGGGATCATCCCCATGTTCACCGTGGAATTCATGGCGGCCTGGATGTTCCTGTACGCCATATGGGGCCTGATCCTGACCGCCATCGGCCTGAAATACATCCACAAGACGAGCTACACCAAGGTCATCCCCGTACTCCTGCTCCCCCTGCTGCTGGGCATGATCCTGGCCATGCTCATGATGCGGAGCCAGGTGCCGACCGTGTAA
- the hemB gene encoding porphobilinogen synthase: MIPTDFYRGRRLRTSPAMRELVRENQVTANDLVMLYFVIDTDDENFKKEIPSMPGQFQLSLKQLEIKVAEAVNNGLKALMLFGIPKTKDELGSGAYDDNGIIQKATRMLKAHWPELIILADTCLCEYTSHGHCGVVKNQYVQNDPTLNLLARTAVSQARAGADIIAPSDMMDGRVAAIRAALDEEGFINVPIMSYAVKYASSFYGPFREAAEGAPKFGDRKTYQMDPPNVREAMREAAADLEEGADMLMVKPGQPYLDIVRLVRDNFDTPVAVYQVSGEYAMIKAAALNGWVDEQSIVMESLVGFKRAGADLILSYFTEDVLKVLK, translated from the coding sequence ATGATACCCACGGATTTCTATCGCGGACGCAGGCTGCGGACCTCCCCGGCCATGCGCGAACTGGTGCGCGAGAACCAGGTTACGGCCAACGACCTGGTCATGCTCTATTTCGTGATCGACACCGACGACGAAAATTTCAAGAAGGAAATCCCGTCCATGCCCGGCCAGTTCCAGCTCTCCCTCAAGCAGTTGGAGATCAAGGTGGCCGAGGCCGTGAACAACGGGCTCAAGGCTCTGATGCTCTTCGGCATCCCCAAGACCAAGGACGAACTCGGCTCCGGGGCCTACGACGACAACGGCATCATCCAAAAGGCCACGCGCATGCTCAAGGCGCACTGGCCCGAACTGATCATCCTGGCCGACACCTGCCTGTGCGAGTACACCTCCCACGGCCACTGCGGCGTGGTCAAAAACCAATACGTCCAGAACGATCCCACCTTGAACCTGCTGGCCCGGACCGCCGTGTCACAGGCCAGGGCCGGGGCCGACATCATCGCCCCGTCCGACATGATGGACGGCCGCGTGGCCGCCATCCGCGCCGCCCTGGACGAGGAAGGCTTCATCAACGTCCCGATCATGTCCTACGCGGTCAAGTACGCCTCCTCCTTCTACGGCCCGTTCCGCGAGGCCGCCGAGGGCGCGCCCAAGTTCGGCGACCGCAAGACCTACCAGATGGACCCGCCCAACGTGCGCGAGGCCATGCGCGAGGCTGCCGCCGACCTGGAGGAAGGCGCGGACATGCTCATGGTCAAGCCCGGCCAGCCCTACCTGGACATCGTCCGGCTGGTCCGCGACAATTTCGACACCCCGGTGGCCGTCTACCAGGTCAGCGGGGAATACGCCATGATCAAGGCCGCGGCCCTGAACGGCTGGGTCGACGAACAATCCATCGTCATGGAATCCCTGGTCGGTTTCAAGCGCGCGGGCGCGGACCTGATCCTGTCCTACTTCACCGAAGACGTACTCAAGGTATTGAAATAA
- a CDS encoding OmpA family protein → MKKALLFSLLLTMAACSHVSFSLTDQTKVYTDAPVRKSALQVSVHPKGKQYTPLTAYFHPFIIQQENSDHTALSASFTQIFFNVWTEERLFSTMELAPGYGYQGYSSALESARRRGADLLVLGKVPYFYDGTTLDDSAVTIQVDVYAAGSGTLLWTMLQSSRIEQRDPDDYVVVVHETRMSHSPFNQMIRAIAKDMAVPLKAWLPDPNVRYPYASTPEAVKTGLAAGPAVGVQGSDLPPETSPAPGVSSGAPAQGGAQDGAAGDETPRPNISGVDLNIQFDFDKATIKPESHAVLDALGETLNSPEFKGRSIVVGGHTDASGNAFYNLALSKKRADAVKAYLVDKWHIDPDLIEAVGFGKSRPLTNGTTPADQQRNRRVEIRLADQATQ, encoded by the coding sequence ATGAAAAAAGCTCTACTTTTCAGCCTGTTGCTGACCATGGCCGCGTGTTCCCACGTGAGCTTCTCCCTGACCGACCAGACCAAGGTCTACACGGACGCCCCCGTCAGGAAATCGGCGCTCCAGGTCTCGGTCCACCCCAAGGGCAAGCAGTACACGCCCCTGACCGCCTACTTCCACCCCTTCATCATCCAGCAGGAAAACTCTGACCACACGGCCCTGTCCGCCTCGTTCACGCAGATTTTCTTCAACGTCTGGACCGAAGAGCGGCTGTTCTCGACCATGGAGCTGGCCCCCGGCTACGGGTATCAGGGGTATTCCTCGGCCCTGGAATCGGCCAGAAGACGCGGCGCTGACCTGCTGGTCCTCGGCAAGGTGCCCTACTTTTATGACGGCACCACCCTGGACGACTCGGCCGTGACCATCCAGGTGGACGTCTACGCCGCGGGCAGCGGCACCCTGCTGTGGACCATGCTCCAGTCCTCGCGCATCGAACAGCGCGACCCGGACGACTACGTGGTCGTGGTCCACGAGACGCGCATGTCGCACAGCCCGTTCAACCAGATGATCCGGGCCATCGCCAAGGACATGGCCGTCCCGCTCAAGGCCTGGCTGCCCGACCCGAATGTGCGCTACCCCTACGCCTCCACCCCCGAGGCGGTGAAGACCGGGCTCGCGGCCGGCCCCGCCGTGGGCGTACAGGGCTCGGACCTCCCGCCCGAGACCTCCCCGGCGCCGGGCGTGTCCTCCGGGGCGCCTGCACAGGGCGGCGCTCAGGACGGAGCCGCCGGGGACGAAACGCCCCGGCCCAACATCTCGGGCGTGGACCTGAACATCCAGTTCGACTTCGACAAGGCGACCATCAAGCCCGAGTCCCACGCCGTGCTCGACGCCCTGGGCGAGACCCTGAACTCGCCCGAGTTCAAGGGCCGCTCCATCGTGGTCGGCGGCCACACCGACGCCTCGGGCAATGCCTTCTACAACCTCGCCCTGTCCAAGAAGCGGGCCGACGCGGTCAAGGCGTACCTGGTGGACAAGTGGCACATCGATCCGGACCTCATCGAGGCGGTGGGCTTCGGAAAATCACGCCCCCTGACAAACGGGACCACTCCGGCGGATCAGCAGCGAAACCGCCGGGTTGAAATCCGGCTGGCGGATCAGGCCACGCAATGA
- the ahbC gene encoding 12,18-didecarboxysiroheme deacetylase — protein sequence MIGISKLYCGAVEASDALRYNRESGQLPSHLLQFSKDKKPVVVWNMTQRCNLKCVHCYAQAIDPSGHKDPISTEKAKEMIDDLAQFGAPVLLFSGGEPLVREDLVDLAKYATAQGMRAVISTNGTLITKSKARELKEVGLSYVGISIDGNEEVHDKFRGVKGAYKKALQGVENCKAEGLKVGLRFTINKRNAVEIPHLFDLIEQMDIPRICFYHLVYSGRGSELINEDLNHQETRDVVNLIMDRTRALFDKGLPKEVLTVDNHADGPLVYYRLLKEDPERAKEVLELLKWNEGNSSGRGIGCISWDGKVHADQFMRHHTFGNVLERPFSEIWIDENIELLHKLKDKRPHVGGRCAGCRFLNICGGNFRARAEAYYGDFWAQDPACYLTDEEITGEKL from the coding sequence ATGATAGGCATTTCCAAATTGTATTGCGGCGCCGTGGAAGCTTCCGACGCCTTGCGTTACAACCGCGAATCCGGGCAGCTGCCGTCCCATCTGCTCCAATTTTCCAAAGATAAGAAGCCGGTGGTGGTCTGGAACATGACCCAGCGGTGCAACCTCAAATGCGTGCACTGTTACGCCCAGGCCATTGACCCGAGCGGGCACAAGGACCCCATCTCCACCGAAAAGGCTAAGGAGATGATCGACGACCTGGCCCAGTTCGGTGCCCCGGTCCTGCTCTTCTCCGGCGGCGAGCCCCTGGTCCGCGAGGACCTGGTGGACCTGGCCAAGTACGCCACCGCCCAGGGGATGCGCGCGGTCATCTCCACCAACGGCACGCTGATCACCAAGTCCAAGGCCCGCGAACTCAAGGAAGTCGGCCTGTCCTACGTGGGCATCTCCATCGACGGCAACGAGGAGGTCCACGACAAGTTCCGGGGCGTCAAAGGCGCCTACAAGAAGGCCCTCCAGGGCGTCGAGAACTGCAAGGCCGAGGGTCTCAAGGTCGGCCTGCGCTTCACCATCAACAAGCGCAACGCCGTGGAGATCCCCCACCTGTTCGACCTCATCGAGCAGATGGATATCCCGCGCATCTGTTTCTACCACCTGGTCTACTCCGGCCGGGGTTCCGAACTGATCAACGAGGACCTGAACCACCAGGAGACCCGCGACGTGGTCAACCTGATCATGGACCGCACCCGCGCCCTGTTCGACAAGGGCCTCCCCAAGGAGGTCCTGACCGTGGACAACCACGCCGACGGCCCCCTGGTCTACTACCGACTGCTCAAGGAAGACCCCGAACGCGCCAAGGAAGTGCTCGAACTGCTCAAGTGGAACGAGGGCAACTCCTCCGGCCGCGGCATCGGCTGCATCTCCTGGGACGGCAAGGTCCACGCCGACCAGTTCATGCGCCACCACACCTTCGGCAACGTCCTGGAGCGCCCCTTCTCCGAGATCTGGATCGACGAGAACATCGAACTGCTCCACAAGCTCAAGGACAAGCGCCCGCACGTGGGCGGCCGTTGCGCCGGCTGCCGGTTCCTGAACATCTGCGGCGGCAACTTCCGCGCCCGCGCCGAGGCCTACTACGGCGACTTCTGGGCCCAGGACCCCGCCTGCTACCTCACCGACGAAGAGATCACCGGCGAGAAGCTGTAA
- a CDS encoding glycosyl transferase family 2 codes for MNTTLIEQYTAAVLEFGFRADQAADHAPMHPDAADPTDLAAFAERSLRILGKSKGETLVLFGLGNGEHALALAAGLPETARLVVCEADPATARAFLAAHPAWNAPDSRCLVLADTSPWAQLYLLAMSGIAPDNAVLALNPALPEDTRAQYRNLQRLFVNAKPHLALNSSYLSHVGVQAPDLSVGVILAPDEPGLDEFFAQFPDWVREVVVLWDAEETPGRDFACAAPVRHLARPLVDFASQRNRVLDECAGDWVLCLDGDERFSEDVWGLLPACLLVKRLTACWFPRMTLYPDESRCKAGYGLWPDLQLRLFRNEEGVRFTRPVHERLTGVKGRTALVLDAPILHYSRLTKSPEALAAKLKRFDTASGGGISHVLSDDYPTIPRALLSEATFLVGSLSMLLLEENPA; via the coding sequence ATGAACACGACATTGATAGAACAATATACCGCCGCCGTCCTGGAATTCGGCTTCCGCGCCGACCAGGCCGCCGACCACGCCCCCATGCACCCGGACGCGGCCGATCCGACCGATCTGGCCGCCTTTGCCGAGCGCTCCCTGCGCATCCTGGGCAAGAGCAAGGGCGAAACCCTGGTCCTGTTCGGCCTGGGGAACGGCGAGCACGCCCTGGCCCTGGCTGCCGGGCTGCCCGAGACCGCCCGGCTGGTGGTCTGCGAGGCCGACCCGGCCACGGCGCGCGCCTTCCTGGCCGCCCACCCGGCCTGGAACGCCCCTGATTCGCGGTGCCTGGTCCTGGCCGACACCTCGCCTTGGGCCCAGCTCTACCTTCTGGCCATGAGCGGGATCGCCCCGGACAACGCGGTCCTGGCCCTGAACCCGGCTCTGCCCGAGGACACGCGCGCCCAATACCGCAACCTCCAACGGCTGTTCGTGAACGCCAAGCCCCACCTGGCCCTGAACAGCTCCTACCTGAGCCACGTGGGCGTCCAGGCCCCGGACCTGTCCGTGGGCGTGATCCTGGCCCCGGACGAACCCGGACTCGACGAGTTCTTCGCCCAGTTCCCGGACTGGGTCCGTGAGGTGGTGGTCCTGTGGGATGCCGAAGAGACGCCCGGCCGCGACTTTGCCTGTGCCGCGCCCGTCCGCCACCTGGCCCGTCCCCTGGTCGACTTCGCGTCCCAGCGCAACCGCGTGCTGGACGAGTGCGCCGGGGACTGGGTCCTGTGCCTGGACGGCGACGAGCGGTTCAGCGAGGACGTCTGGGGGCTGCTCCCGGCCTGTCTGCTGGTCAAGCGCCTTACGGCCTGCTGGTTCCCGCGCATGACCCTGTACCCGGACGAAAGCCGGTGCAAGGCGGGCTACGGCTTGTGGCCCGACCTCCAACTGCGGCTCTTCCGCAACGAGGAGGGCGTGCGCTTCACCCGGCCCGTGCACGAACGGCTGACCGGGGTTAAGGGACGCACGGCCCTGGTCCTGGACGCGCCCATCCTGCACTACAGCAGGTTGACCAAGTCCCCGGAGGCCCTGGCCGCCAAGCTCAAGCGGTTCGACACGGCCTCGGGCGGCGGCATCAGCCACGTGCTCAGCGATGACTACCCGACCATTCCGCGCGCCCTGCTCTCCGAGGCGACCTTTCTGGTGGGCTCCCTGTCCATGCTCCTGCTGGAGGAAAACCCGGCCTGA